In Aestuariibaculum lutulentum, one DNA window encodes the following:
- a CDS encoding acyl-CoA dehydrogenase family protein, with protein sequence MNSMYFTEEHHLFRKSLQDFLQKEVVPHIENWEKTGTIDRFIWKKFGDMGFFGINYPEAYGGLNLDLFYTVILLEELQKINSGGFAAAIWAHMYLAMTHLNAEGDESIKEKYLAPSISGDKIGCLCITEPFGGSDVAGMRTTANKEGDHYILNGSKTFITNGVYSDYLIVAAKTNPELGNKGVSIFVVDRETAGITATKLDKLGWRASDTAEIAFDNVKVPVTNLMGEENKGFAYIMQHFSLERLIMGINAHARAEFALEYALQYMSERMAFGKSIDQFQALRHSLADLYTEMEICKEFNYSVAFRLNKGEYVVKHATMSKLKSTKMADDVIYQCLQFLGGYGYMEDYPMARLLRDSRLGPIGGGTSEILREIIAKIVIDKKEYKPAT encoded by the coding sequence ATGAATAGTATGTACTTCACCGAAGAACATCACCTTTTTAGAAAAAGCCTTCAAGATTTTTTACAAAAAGAAGTTGTACCTCATATAGAAAACTGGGAGAAAACCGGAACCATCGATAGATTCATTTGGAAGAAATTTGGAGATATGGGATTCTTCGGAATCAATTATCCGGAAGCTTATGGTGGTTTAAATTTAGATTTATTTTATACTGTAATTCTTTTAGAGGAACTTCAGAAAATTAATTCTGGCGGATTTGCTGCTGCTATTTGGGCCCATATGTATTTAGCCATGACACACCTAAATGCAGAGGGCGATGAGTCTATTAAAGAAAAGTATTTAGCACCTAGTATTTCTGGAGATAAAATAGGATGCCTGTGTATTACAGAGCCTTTTGGGGGAAGTGATGTGGCGGGTATGCGAACTACAGCAAATAAAGAAGGAGATCATTATATTTTAAACGGGTCAAAAACGTTTATTACCAATGGGGTGTATAGCGATTATTTAATTGTTGCTGCTAAAACCAATCCGGAGTTAGGAAATAAAGGAGTAAGTATTTTTGTGGTTGATCGTGAAACTGCAGGTATTACAGCAACCAAACTGGATAAATTAGGTTGGAGAGCTTCAGATACTGCCGAAATTGCTTTCGATAATGTAAAAGTTCCTGTAACTAATTTAATGGGGGAGGAGAATAAAGGGTTTGCATATATTATGCAGCACTTTTCTTTAGAGCGCTTAATTATGGGAATCAATGCCCATGCCAGAGCCGAGTTTGCTTTAGAGTATGCGTTACAATATATGTCAGAGCGTATGGCTTTTGGGAAGTCTATTGATCAATTCCAGGCTTTACGTCATTCTCTGGCCGATTTATATACTGAAATGGAAATCTGTAAAGAGTTTAACTATTCCGTTGCTTTTCGATTAAATAAAGGTGAGTATGTTGTAAAACATGCAACCATGTCTAAATTAAAATCGACAAAAATGGCAGATGACGTTATCTATCAGTGTCTACAGTTTTTAGGAGGTTATGGTTACATGGAAGATTATCCAATGGCACGTTTGTTACGAGATAGCCGTTTAGGACCAATTGGAGGAGGAACATCCGAGATTCTTCGTGAAATTATAGCTAAAATAGTGATTGATAAAAAGGAGTATAAACCAGCGACCTAG
- a CDS encoding DUF3500 domain-containing protein, with translation MKRFFNYVVIMLMCPMLVLSCSSDNGSSSSETEEETGSTTADPIDITTCDSETGINQLVCIAEAFLSQLSSSEQTTVQLSYSTTTAKKWSNFPESIYRNRPGLSFGEMTDTQVSYAKALIKAAAGTTSNEGWEEIEQTLNADDYLNAAGGGSGYGAGNYYIAILGTPSATGLWEIMFGGHHFAFANTYEGGVLVGATPSFRGIEPYGTFTYNSESNQPLNQERDAFSEMLEGLSSSELATAKLSGTWNDLLCGPQSDDNFPSTASGVQVGTLTSAQQELVMAAIKTYVLDIADDDAADILTTYENELSNTYVSYSGTTTMTTKGDYVRIDGPSVWIEFSVQNGVILSDPHPHSVWRDKNGDYGGN, from the coding sequence ATGAAAAGATTTTTTAATTATGTTGTTATTATGCTCATGTGTCCTATGTTGGTTTTAAGCTGTAGTAGTGATAACGGAAGTTCAAGTTCGGAAACAGAAGAGGAAACAGGAAGTACAACAGCCGACCCTATAGATATTACAACCTGTGATTCTGAGACGGGCATCAATCAGTTGGTTTGTATTGCAGAGGCCTTTCTATCGCAGTTAAGTTCATCAGAACAAACAACGGTGCAATTGTCTTACAGTACAACCACAGCTAAAAAGTGGTCTAATTTTCCTGAATCAATCTACAGAAATCGACCAGGGCTATCTTTTGGAGAAATGACCGATACTCAGGTGTCTTATGCGAAAGCTTTGATTAAAGCGGCCGCAGGAACAACAAGTAATGAAGGTTGGGAAGAGATTGAACAGACACTAAATGCTGATGATTATTTGAATGCTGCAGGAGGAGGTAGTGGTTATGGTGCTGGAAATTATTACATTGCTATTTTGGGAACACCTTCAGCAACAGGCTTATGGGAGATTATGTTTGGAGGGCATCATTTTGCTTTTGCTAACACTTATGAGGGTGGCGTGCTAGTCGGGGCGACACCATCGTTTAGAGGTATAGAACCTTACGGAACCTTTACTTACAACAGTGAATCTAATCAGCCTTTAAATCAAGAACGCGATGCATTTTCAGAGATGTTAGAAGGGTTATCAAGCTCAGAATTAGCCACTGCTAAGTTAAGTGGAACTTGGAACGATTTGTTATGTGGCCCGCAATCAGATGATAATTTTCCATCAACGGCTTCTGGTGTTCAGGTAGGAACTTTAACCAGTGCTCAGCAGGAGTTGGTTATGGCAGCGATAAAAACTTATGTATTAGATATCGCTGATGATGACGCTGCAGATATTTTAACAACTTATGAAAACGAGTTGAGTAATACCTATGTGTCTTATTCGGGAACAACAACCATGACTACTAAAGGAGATTATGTTCGCATAGACGGCCCTTCGGTTTGGATTGAATTTAGTGTTCAGAATGGTGTGATTCTTTCAGATCCACATCCGCATTCAGTATGGAGAGATAAAAATGGGGATTATGGCGGGAATTAA
- a CDS encoding potassium channel family protein produces MNPLLKFFRTKIYTAIFLLAGMIVLGVIGYKIIANYSWIDAVYMTVITMTTVGFGEVVPLNQESKIFTVFLILASVVIMGYALSVITEYILSKNNVEELKQKKMQKNIDSFKNHVVICGYGRNGKQAARKLLAHNKQFVVIERNKELEERLQQDEVPYIIGNANDDAILIQAGIDRASSFISALPNDADNLFVVLSTRQINSGINIISRASHESSYNKLKFAGANNVILPDKIGGDHMASLVVVPGLMEFIDNLSIVGKSNINIEEVAVEKLYRDDQSVKTIRDLDLRRRTGCTIIGYKDENGEYVVNPEAEMELAANSKIIVLGRPEQIETLNSVYNIS; encoded by the coding sequence ATGAATCCACTATTGAAATTTTTTAGAACTAAAATTTACACGGCTATTTTTCTTTTAGCAGGAATGATAGTTTTAGGAGTTATTGGTTATAAAATAATTGCCAATTACTCATGGATTGACGCTGTTTACATGACGGTGATTACTATGACTACCGTAGGTTTTGGAGAAGTGGTGCCTTTAAATCAGGAATCAAAAATTTTTACGGTATTTTTAATCTTAGCCAGTGTGGTGATTATGGGTTATGCACTTTCCGTTATAACCGAATACATTTTAAGTAAAAATAATGTTGAAGAACTAAAACAAAAAAAGATGCAGAAAAACATTGATAGCTTTAAGAATCATGTGGTGATTTGTGGCTATGGAAGAAATGGTAAACAAGCTGCAAGAAAATTGTTAGCGCATAATAAACAGTTTGTGGTTATAGAAAGAAACAAGGAACTGGAGGAGCGTTTGCAGCAGGATGAAGTGCCTTATATTATAGGTAACGCTAATGACGATGCTATTTTAATTCAGGCAGGGATTGACCGTGCGTCCAGTTTTATTTCAGCATTACCTAACGATGCCGATAATTTGTTTGTTGTGCTTTCAACGCGCCAAATTAATAGTGGTATAAATATTATCAGTCGTGCGTCACACGAATCATCTTATAATAAATTAAAATTCGCCGGAGCGAATAATGTCATTCTACCAGATAAAATAGGAGGTGATCATATGGCGTCTTTGGTGGTTGTTCCTGGATTGATGGAGTTTATTGATAATCTTTCAATTGTTGGAAAATCAAATATTAATATTGAAGAGGTGGCTGTTGAAAAACTATATCGTGATGACCAATCGGTAAAAACCATTCGGGACTTAGACCTGCGTCGTAGAACAGGTTGTACCATTATTGGGTATAAAGATGAAAACGGAGAATATGTTGTAAATCCTGAGGCAGAGATGGAATTGGCCGCGAATTCTAAAATTATTGTTTTAGGAAGACCGGAACAGATTGAAACCCTTAACAGTGTATATAATATTAGCTAA
- a CDS encoding ComEA family DNA-binding protein — protein MKSHFTFTKKQRNGIFLLLLIIVVLQVGYLFVNRPPSQDVLVNQEALEAFTQELDSLRLVQLEESKPKIYPFNPNYITDYKGAQLGMTNEEIDRLLNHRKQNKWINSVEDFQKVTQVSDSLLNALSPYFKFPEWVSNPKPSVLSAYVKQEKTFAEKLDLNKATAAQLKTVNGVGDVLSDRIVKFRNKFPGGFIADIQLEDVYGLTPEVIQRITSEFTVKTPRNFEKINVNTATLEQLVTIQHIDYDLAYRIIEQRQLREGYKSIDELTKVKGFPINKIDIIKLYLSLD, from the coding sequence ATGAAATCCCATTTCACGTTTACTAAAAAACAGCGAAATGGGATTTTTTTATTGCTATTAATTATCGTAGTTCTTCAGGTGGGATATTTGTTTGTTAACCGCCCGCCGTCTCAGGATGTTTTGGTAAATCAAGAGGCATTAGAAGCCTTTACTCAGGAACTGGATTCGCTTCGTTTGGTTCAACTTGAAGAAAGCAAACCTAAGATTTATCCGTTCAATCCTAATTACATTACCGATTATAAAGGGGCTCAGCTAGGGATGACAAACGAAGAAATCGATCGATTATTAAACCATAGGAAACAAAACAAGTGGATAAATTCCGTTGAAGATTTTCAAAAGGTCACTCAGGTATCCGATTCGCTTTTAAATGCATTGTCTCCTTATTTTAAATTTCCCGAGTGGGTAAGTAATCCAAAACCAAGTGTTCTTTCAGCATATGTCAAACAAGAGAAGACATTTGCCGAAAAGCTAGATTTAAACAAAGCAACAGCGGCGCAGTTGAAAACGGTTAATGGGGTTGGAGATGTTTTATCTGATCGCATTGTAAAATTCAGAAACAAATTCCCGGGAGGGTTTATTGCAGATATTCAGTTGGAGGATGTTTACGGTTTAACACCTGAAGTTATTCAGCGTATCACTTCCGAATTTACTGTGAAAACACCACGGAACTTTGAGAAAATAAATGTAAATACCGCTACGTTGGAACAATTAGTTACCATTCAGCATATCGATTACGATTTAGCTTATCGTATTATTGAACAGCGACAGTTGCGTGAGGGCTACAAATCGATAGACGAATTAACAAAAGTTAAAGGCTTTCCTATTAATAAAATAGATATAATTAAATTATATTTGTCGCTCGATTGA
- a CDS encoding ABC transporter permease: protein MNYEYFIAKRIIGSKAYKSSVSAPIIKIGIAAITIGIVVMMIAIATGIGLQQKIRDKVVAFNGHVTITNYDSNNSQESLYPISKHQDFYPEFTSVEGVKHVQAVAAKFGVIRTETDFEGAYLKGVGADYDWEYFKDFLIEGQLPNFTKKWSEEVLISEYLANRLKFKLGDKFQMVFPKDDPEKLPNIITFHIVGIYNSGFQDLDAQYLIGNIRHIQRINKWDEDQVGNFEVFIDDYNQIQQKGIEIYQNTPSTLNSQTITDKYASIFEWIGIFDTNIYGIIGIMILVAGINMITALLVLILERTQMIGILKALGSNNWSIRKLFLFNASYLILLGLFWGNLIGLTLLLAQKYLKLFPLDPSVYYVTEAPVYINVGYILALNIGTLLLCLFMLLVPSYIITRISPVKAIRFE from the coding sequence TTGAATTACGAGTATTTTATAGCTAAACGCATTATTGGTAGCAAAGCGTATAAAAGTAGTGTATCGGCACCAATAATAAAAATTGGTATAGCGGCAATTACCATTGGAATTGTAGTGATGATGATCGCCATTGCAACCGGTATTGGGCTTCAGCAAAAAATACGAGATAAGGTGGTGGCCTTTAATGGGCATGTAACGATTACCAATTACGATAGCAATAATTCGCAGGAGAGTCTGTATCCTATTTCTAAACATCAAGATTTTTATCCAGAGTTTACTTCGGTTGAAGGTGTAAAACATGTGCAGGCCGTGGCGGCAAAATTTGGTGTGATTCGTACCGAAACCGATTTTGAAGGTGCTTATCTTAAAGGCGTGGGAGCCGATTACGATTGGGAGTATTTTAAGGACTTTTTAATTGAGGGGCAATTACCAAATTTTACAAAGAAATGGAGTGAAGAAGTTTTAATCTCTGAATATCTGGCCAATCGATTAAAGTTTAAGTTAGGCGATAAATTTCAAATGGTATTCCCAAAGGACGACCCGGAAAAGTTGCCAAATATTATAACCTTCCATATTGTAGGTATTTATAATTCCGGTTTTCAGGATTTAGATGCCCAGTATTTAATTGGGAATATTAGACACATTCAACGTATCAATAAATGGGATGAAGATCAGGTTGGTAATTTCGAAGTTTTTATTGATGATTATAATCAAATTCAGCAAAAGGGTATAGAAATTTATCAGAACACACCATCTACTTTAAATAGTCAGACGATAACCGATAAGTACGCTTCTATTTTTGAGTGGATAGGTATTTTCGATACCAATATCTATGGTATCATTGGAATCATGATTTTAGTAGCAGGCATTAATATGATAACCGCATTGCTGGTTTTAATTCTGGAGCGTACACAAATGATCGGTATTTTAAAAGCCTTGGGGAGTAATAACTGGAGTATTAGAAAACTATTTTTATTTAATGCCAGTTACCTCATTCTTTTGGGGTTATTCTGGGGAAATCTAATTGGTTTAACACTTCTTCTGGCTCAAAAATATTTGAAATTATTTCCGTTAGACCCAAGTGTTTATTACGTAACCGAAGCACCAGTTTATATTAATGTAGGATATATTTTAGCCTTAAACATTGGCACCCTTCTTCTGTGTTTGTTTATGTTATTGGTGCCGTCTTACATCATTACCAGAATATCTCCGGTTAAAGCTATTAGGTTCGAATAA
- the hpf gene encoding ribosome hibernation-promoting factor, HPF/YfiA family yields the protein MKVNTQSVNFNADRKLIDFIQKRMDKLDLFYDKVIQSDVFLKVENTSDKENKIFEVRLSVPGDSFVVKKQCKTFEEGADTAAASLERQLKKRKEKLRAHL from the coding sequence ATGAAAGTAAACACGCAATCCGTTAATTTTAATGCTGATAGAAAATTAATAGATTTTATCCAAAAGCGTATGGATAAATTAGATTTGTTTTATGACAAAGTCATTCAGTCTGATGTGTTTTTAAAAGTTGAAAATACCAGTGATAAAGAGAATAAAATATTTGAAGTGAGGCTTAGTGTGCCCGGTGATAGTTTTGTTGTTAAAAAGCAATGCAAAACCTTCGAAGAGGGTGCAGATACCGCTGCAGCATCGTTAGAAAGACAACTTAAAAAGCGAAAAGAGAAATTAAGAGCACATTTATGA
- a CDS encoding DUF2721 domain-containing protein yields the protein MEELTLTTPAVLFSAISLIMLAYTNRFLAYAATIRDLHSKYQKNKDRVLYAQIKNIKTRLYLTRSMQIFGISSLLLCVLTMFLIYIQQHTAAVWVFGIALILLIISLSLLIMEIQISVKALEHHISDIEKE from the coding sequence ATGGAAGAATTAACACTTACCACACCAGCAGTCTTATTTTCAGCTATTTCATTAATCATGTTAGCTTACACCAACCGTTTTTTAGCTTATGCTGCAACCATTAGGGATTTACACAGTAAATATCAAAAAAATAAAGACCGTGTGCTCTACGCCCAAATTAAAAACATTAAAACACGATTGTACCTTACCCGATCGATGCAAATTTTTGGCATTAGCAGCTTATTACTTTGTGTCTTGACTATGTTTTTAATTTACATACAACAACACACGGCTGCCGTTTGGGTCTTCGGAATTGCTTTAATCCTTCTTATTATATCGCTTTCTTTATTGATTATGGAAATTCAAATTTCTGTAAAGGCTTTAGAACATCATATTAGTGATATTGAGAAAGAATAG
- a CDS encoding DUF2851 family protein, with product MREDFLHYLWKHKKFQLSPLKTTRKEPVFISSVGEHNLNSGPDFFNAQIKIGGQLWAGNVEIHVKSSDWYLHNHEQDPAYDNVILHVVWEHDTEIFRKNNTSIPTLVLKDFISQETLSSYNNLFSKGDKWINCENDFASVNDFDLSHWLERLYFERLERKSKTIHKLLEETKNDWEAVLFIMLAKNFGLKVNGEAFLSMAQSVEYSVVRKSQTHEIALEALFFGQAGLLERDIQSSYYQNLVKEYRFLKQKFGLTNQSVLPVQYFRLRPLNFPTIRLSQLAGLYVTHKTLFSKVIEIDNVEEYYELFKVATSEFWKTHYTFDKESKPSAKVLTKSFIDLLLINTVLPLKFCYAKAQGKEVDEEVLRIASEIKSEKNSIVEAFNNLKKISKSSFQSQALIQLKTEYCDKNKCLACSIGNKLIVKNIG from the coding sequence ATGCGTGAAGACTTTCTACATTATTTATGGAAACATAAAAAGTTTCAGTTAAGTCCGTTGAAAACGACTCGGAAGGAACCTGTTTTTATTTCTTCTGTTGGTGAGCATAATTTAAACTCTGGCCCAGATTTTTTTAATGCGCAGATAAAAATAGGAGGGCAGCTTTGGGCTGGAAATGTAGAAATCCATGTAAAGTCTTCCGATTGGTATTTGCATAATCATGAGCAAGATCCTGCTTACGATAATGTTATTCTTCATGTGGTTTGGGAGCATGATACAGAAATTTTCAGGAAAAACAACACCAGTATTCCAACTTTGGTTTTAAAAGACTTTATTTCTCAGGAAACTTTAAGCAGCTATAATAATTTATTTTCGAAAGGAGATAAGTGGATTAATTGTGAAAATGATTTTGCTTCGGTTAACGATTTTGATTTAAGTCATTGGTTAGAGCGTTTGTATTTTGAACGTTTAGAGCGCAAATCGAAAACCATTCACAAGCTTTTAGAGGAAACCAAAAACGACTGGGAAGCCGTTCTGTTTATTATGCTGGCTAAAAATTTCGGACTTAAAGTGAATGGGGAAGCATTTTTAAGTATGGCGCAGTCGGTAGAATATTCGGTTGTACGGAAATCTCAAACACATGAAATCGCTCTTGAAGCTTTATTTTTTGGTCAGGCCGGTTTATTGGAAAGGGATATTCAAAGTAGTTATTATCAAAATTTAGTAAAAGAGTATCGTTTTTTAAAACAGAAATTCGGTTTAACAAATCAATCGGTATTGCCAGTACAATATTTTAGATTACGCCCTTTAAATTTTCCAACCATTCGGTTGTCGCAATTAGCTGGATTATACGTAACTCATAAAACCTTGTTTTCAAAAGTTATTGAGATTGATAATGTAGAGGAGTATTATGAATTGTTTAAGGTAGCGACTTCAGAGTTTTGGAAAACGCACTACACTTTCGATAAGGAATCAAAACCTTCGGCAAAAGTTTTAACCAAATCTTTCATCGATTTATTGCTTATTAATACTGTGTTACCTTTAAAGTTTTGCTATGCAAAGGCACAAGGAAAAGAGGTTGATGAAGAAGTTTTACGAATAGCTTCAGAAATTAAATCAGAGAAGAACTCTATTGTAGAGGCGTTTAATAATTTGAAAAAAATATCCAAATCATCATTCCAGTCGCAGGCGCTCATTCAGCTTAAAACCGAATATTGCGATAAAAATAAATGTTTAGCGTGTAGTATTGGCAATAAATTGATAGTGAAAAATATTGGATAG
- a CDS encoding alanine/glycine:cation symporter family protein yields the protein MKRYLLSLLTLILPILSFAQESTSEKFDRVFKEYTGWFVEGIFYEIPFSDDYRIPWVLIVLIGGALFFTFYFKFINFTGFRTALLVVKGKYEDIEKHGADTLYGDMTHNEEHNIIETLRDDSVHGEVSHFQALTAALSATVGLGNIAGVAVALSIGGPGATFWMIVAGLLGMASKFAECTLGVKYRDVGEDGTVYGGPMYYLTKGFAEKGMKPLGKVLAVVFAIFVVGGSFGGGNMFQANQAAAQFTKLFNLQSENAGMYFGFIMAALVAVVIIGGIKRIASVTEKVVPFMAGIYVFAALIILGANWHLIDDAFMLIFEGAFSGLGIAGGLVGVMIQGVRRGAFSNEAGVGSAAIAHSAVRTKYPASEGIVALLEPFVDTVVICTMTALVIVITNFDGAFMEYGVPIKEGVELTATAFDSVIPHFSIILTIAVILFAFSTMVSWSYYGMQGWVFLFGKGKKTDLIYKILFLFFVIVGSSISLGAVIDFSDAMIFAMVVPNIIGVVVLSPIIRKELRKYMRAITVKEDALEEGAEDLTKHM from the coding sequence ATGAAGAGATATCTTCTTTCCCTATTAACATTAATACTTCCAATTTTATCATTTGCACAAGAGTCAACTTCGGAAAAATTCGACCGCGTTTTCAAAGAATATACCGGGTGGTTCGTTGAAGGTATTTTTTATGAAATTCCATTTTCTGACGACTACCGTATTCCTTGGGTGTTAATTGTGTTAATTGGAGGCGCTTTGTTCTTTACCTTTTATTTTAAGTTTATAAACTTTACAGGTTTCAGAACGGCTTTACTTGTTGTTAAAGGAAAGTATGAAGACATCGAGAAACATGGAGCAGATACATTATATGGTGATATGACTCACAATGAGGAGCATAACATTATTGAAACCTTAAGAGATGACAGTGTTCATGGTGAGGTGTCACACTTCCAGGCCTTAACGGCAGCTTTATCGGCCACAGTAGGTTTAGGAAATATAGCTGGGGTAGCCGTGGCCTTATCTATTGGTGGTCCTGGTGCAACTTTCTGGATGATAGTAGCTGGTCTTTTAGGGATGGCTTCTAAATTTGCAGAGTGTACTTTAGGGGTTAAATATAGGGATGTAGGTGAAGATGGAACTGTTTACGGAGGACCAATGTATTACTTAACCAAAGGTTTTGCTGAAAAAGGTATGAAACCACTAGGAAAAGTATTAGCCGTAGTTTTCGCTATTTTCGTCGTAGGAGGTTCTTTCGGTGGAGGAAACATGTTCCAGGCGAATCAGGCTGCAGCGCAGTTTACTAAATTATTCAATTTACAAAGTGAAAATGCAGGAATGTATTTCGGCTTTATTATGGCAGCTTTGGTTGCGGTTGTAATTATCGGAGGTATTAAGCGTATTGCTTCGGTAACCGAAAAAGTAGTGCCTTTTATGGCTGGAATCTATGTGTTTGCGGCTTTAATTATTTTGGGCGCTAACTGGCATTTAATAGATGATGCTTTCATGTTAATATTTGAAGGCGCATTTTCTGGATTAGGTATTGCCGGTGGATTAGTTGGTGTTATGATTCAAGGGGTTAGAAGAGGAGCCTTTTCTAATGAAGCTGGTGTAGGTAGTGCGGCGATTGCGCACTCGGCAGTAAGAACAAAGTATCCTGCAAGTGAAGGTATTGTAGCACTTTTAGAACCGTTTGTTGATACCGTTGTTATTTGTACCATGACAGCTTTAGTTATTGTAATTACTAACTTCGATGGTGCATTCATGGAATACGGCGTGCCAATTAAGGAAGGTGTAGAGTTAACAGCAACTGCTTTCGACTCTGTTATTCCTCACTTCTCAATTATCTTAACCATTGCAGTAATCTTATTCGCTTTCTCAACAATGGTATCTTGGTCTTACTATGGTATGCAAGGTTGGGTGTTTTTATTCGGAAAGGGTAAGAAAACCGATTTAATATATAAAATATTATTCTTATTTTTCGTAATCGTAGGATCGTCTATCAGCCTTGGAGCGGTAATTGATTTCTCTGATGCAATGATTTTCGCAATGGTAGTGCCAAACATTATCGGTGTTGTTGTGCTATCGCCAATTATTAGAAAAGAATTGAGAAAATACATGAGAGCTATTACTGTAAAAGAAGACGCTCTTGAAGAGGGGGCTGAAGATCTTACCAAGCATATGTAA
- a CDS encoding PspC domain-containing protein produces MNTVYKPLLFFQKHGYYVCQRIADRLGIRAKVVRISFMYLTFVTLGFGFALYLFLAFWIRIKDLLYTKRSSVFDL; encoded by the coding sequence ATGAATACAGTTTACAAACCATTATTGTTTTTTCAAAAGCATGGGTATTACGTTTGTCAGCGTATTGCCGATCGTTTAGGCATACGAGCTAAAGTGGTGAGAATATCGTTTATGTATCTAACTTTTGTTACTTTAGGATTTGGTTTTGCATTGTATTTGTTTTTAGCGTTTTGGATTCGTATCAAGGATTTATTGTATACCAAGCGCTCTTCGGTTTTCGATTTATAA
- a CDS encoding tyrosine-type recombinase/integrase: MPFKSFIDYLLLEKHYSALTVKAYQTDLNEFLEFIQTNYQMQHLKEVHYGQIRAWIVTLVEKGLSNRSVNRKISSLNSYYKFLLKTETIQVNPLVKHKALKTKKKIQVPFSETEIEQVLEDFNFEDDFEGIRDKLIIELFYSTGIRRIELVQLKMNSIDYNNKTLKVLGKRNKERILPLLGSVLKTLHQYLEVRNTLDIVVDNEILFLTKKGAKIYETLVYRIINDYFSKASSKVKKSPHILRHSFATHLLNQGADLNAVKELLGHTSLAATQVYTHNSIAELKKVHVNTHPRSKK, translated from the coding sequence ATGCCCTTTAAGTCTTTTATAGATTATTTGTTGTTAGAAAAGCATTACTCGGCATTAACGGTAAAAGCCTATCAAACCGATTTAAATGAATTTTTAGAATTTATTCAGACCAATTACCAAATGCAGCATCTTAAAGAAGTTCATTACGGTCAAATAAGAGCTTGGATTGTGACTTTGGTAGAAAAGGGCTTATCAAACCGAAGTGTGAACCGAAAAATATCCTCTTTAAATTCCTATTATAAGTTTCTTCTAAAAACCGAAACCATTCAGGTTAATCCTTTAGTCAAACACAAAGCATTAAAAACAAAAAAGAAAATACAGGTACCGTTTTCGGAAACTGAAATAGAGCAGGTGCTTGAAGATTTTAATTTCGAAGATGATTTTGAAGGGATACGAGACAAGTTAATTATAGAGTTATTTTATTCAACCGGAATACGTCGCATTGAATTAGTACAGTTAAAAATGAACAGCATCGACTATAATAATAAAACGTTAAAAGTATTAGGTAAAAGAAATAAAGAACGCATCCTCCCGTTATTAGGTTCAGTATTGAAAACATTGCATCAGTATTTAGAAGTGCGAAATACGTTGGATATTGTGGTAGACAACGAAATTCTTTTTTTAACAAAAAAAGGTGCTAAAATATACGAAACACTTGTTTACAGAATAATAAATGATTATTTTAGTAAAGCATCTTCTAAGGTAAAAAAGAGTCCACATATTCTAAGGCATTCTTTCGCAACACATTTACTAAATCAAGGTGCCGATTTAAATGCTGTAAAAGAGCTTCTCGGGCACACGAGTTTGGCGGCCACTCAGGTCTATACACATAATAGTATTGCCGAGTTAAAAAAAGTGCACGTTAATACACATCCCAGAAGCAAGAAATAG
- the rpsU gene encoding 30S ribosomal protein S21 codes for MLIIPIKEGENIDRALKRFKRKFDRTGAKRQLQSRKQFTKPSVERRAQIQKAQYIQRLRDAEDI; via the coding sequence ATGTTAATTATACCAATTAAAGAAGGAGAAAATATAGATAGAGCGCTAAAGCGTTTTAAAAGAAAGTTCGATAGAACTGGTGCTAAGCGTCAATTACAGTCGCGTAAGCAATTTACAAAGCCTTCAGTTGAACGTAGAGCGCAAATTCAAAAAGCACAATACATTCAAAGACTTAGAGATGCAGAAGATATCTAA